In one window of Mucilaginibacter auburnensis DNA:
- the abc-f gene encoding ribosomal protection-like ABC-F family protein, with product MIAINNLTFEIGARALYDEANWHIKPGEKIGLIGANGTGKTTLLRIITGEYKPTSGTVSMAKDLTMGYLNQDLLSYSSDKTIVHVAMEAFERQNQLHDEIETLLKKLETDYSEDILHKLSDKQSEFEALDGYNIEYKAREILAGLGFSDEDCQRKLSTFSGGWRMRVMLAKILLQAPDILLLDEPTNHLDLPSIQWLEDYLKAFQGAIIIVSHDRWFLDKVINRTVESRKGKLTVYAGNYTFYLEEKALRAEIQRGEFKNQQSKIKQEERLIERFRAKASKAKMAQSRIKMLDKMERVEDVDDDNPEVNFSFRFSKQSGRHVVTLEHITKKYPAIDILDDAEAVIEKGDKIALIGANGKGKSTLLRIVAGADKDFAGNAITGHNVTQTFFAQHQLESLHLENQILQELQAFAPKHTDTELRSILGSFLFTGDDVFKKIKVLSGGEKSRVALAKALTADANFLVLDEPTNHLDMASVNILIQALQQYEGTVIVVSHDRYFLDNVANKIWFIENQKIKQYPGTYQEYDEWASKRKLEPKAAIPQQKKEEKKPEPVKQVPTENKHQQLKKLNQDLGKMEQQIAELEKVVKDFEAKLADDKIYNDSAKLKETNAAYSQKQAELKQQQQAWETLAEQIMELEG from the coding sequence ATGATTGCTATAAATAATTTAACGTTCGAGATTGGTGCGCGGGCGTTGTATGATGAGGCTAACTGGCACATCAAACCCGGAGAGAAAATTGGATTGATCGGCGCTAACGGAACCGGAAAAACCACACTTTTAAGAATAATTACCGGCGAGTATAAGCCAACATCGGGCACGGTATCAATGGCTAAGGACCTTACCATGGGCTACCTTAACCAGGATCTGTTATCGTACTCGTCTGATAAAACTATTGTGCATGTGGCCATGGAAGCTTTTGAGCGCCAGAACCAGTTGCATGATGAGATAGAAACTTTGCTAAAAAAGCTGGAAACAGATTACAGCGAAGATATTTTACATAAGCTAAGCGACAAGCAAAGCGAGTTTGAAGCGCTTGATGGCTATAACATAGAGTACAAAGCCCGCGAGATCTTAGCAGGTTTGGGCTTTAGCGATGAAGATTGCCAACGCAAGCTAAGCACCTTTTCGGGTGGTTGGCGTATGCGGGTAATGTTGGCCAAGATACTTTTACAGGCACCGGATATTTTATTGCTGGATGAGCCTACCAACCACCTCGACTTACCATCTATTCAATGGCTGGAAGATTATTTGAAAGCTTTTCAGGGCGCCATTATTATTGTTTCGCACGATAGGTGGTTCCTGGATAAAGTAATTAACCGCACGGTGGAGTCGCGCAAAGGTAAGTTAACCGTTTACGCGGGTAACTATACTTTTTATTTGGAAGAGAAAGCCCTGCGCGCAGAGATACAACGTGGCGAATTTAAAAACCAGCAATCAAAAATTAAGCAGGAAGAACGCTTGATTGAGCGTTTCCGCGCTAAGGCCTCCAAAGCAAAAATGGCGCAGTCGCGTATTAAAATGCTTGACAAAATGGAGCGTGTGGAAGATGTGGATGATGATAATCCCGAGGTTAACTTCAGCTTCAGATTCAGCAAGCAATCGGGCCGGCATGTTGTTACATTAGAGCATATCACCAAAAAATATCCTGCTATTGACATTTTAGATGATGCCGAAGCGGTTATTGAAAAAGGCGACAAAATTGCGCTGATAGGTGCCAACGGTAAAGGTAAATCAACATTATTACGTATTGTTGCAGGTGCCGATAAAGATTTTGCAGGTAACGCCATAACCGGGCATAACGTAACCCAAACCTTCTTTGCGCAGCACCAGTTGGAATCATTGCACCTGGAAAACCAGATATTACAAGAACTGCAAGCCTTTGCGCCTAAACATACCGATACGGAGCTTCGCTCTATTTTAGGATCGTTCCTCTTTACAGGTGATGATGTATTTAAAAAGATCAAAGTATTATCGGGTGGTGAAAAATCGCGTGTGGCTTTAGCTAAGGCCTTAACTGCCGATGCTAACTTTTTAGTACTGGATGAGCCAACCAACCACCTGGATATGGCTTCGGTGAACATTTTGATACAAGCCTTGCAACAGTATGAAGGTACGGTGATTGTTGTTTCGCACGACAGGTATTTCCTTGACAATGTGGCTAACAAGATCTGGTTTATTGAAAATCAGAAAATAAAACAATATCCGGGGACTTATCAGGAGTATGATGAATGGGCATCAAAACGTAAGTTAGAGCCTAAAGCTGCAATACCTCAACAAAAAAAGGAAGAGAAAAAACCGGAGCCTGTTAAACAGGTGCCAACTGAAAATAAGCACCAGCAGTTGAAAAAACTGAACCAGGATCTTGGTAAAATGGAACAGCAGATTGCTGAGCTTGAAAAGGTGGTAAAAGACTTTGAAGCCAAGCTGGCCGACGATAAAATATACAATGACAGCGCCAAACTGAAAGAAACTAATGCTGCCTACAGCCAGAAACAAGCCGAACTGAAACAACAACAGCAGGCCTGGGAAACATTGGCAGAACAGATAATGGAACTGGAAGGGTAG
- a CDS encoding aspartate carbamoyltransferase catalytic subunit, protein MGLSTRHLLGIKDLNEADIQLIFETADTFKSVLNRPIKKVPSLRDVTIANIFFENSTRTRLSFELAQKRLSADTVNFAASSSSVSKGETLIDTVNNILAMKVDMVVMRHPYAGAGIFLSKHVKAQIVNAGDGAHEHPTQALLDAFSIREKYGDVAGKKIVIVGDILHSRVALSNILCLKQLGAEVMVCGPTTLIPKYIGSLGVKVEHNLMKALNWCDVANMLRIQLERQDIKYFPSLREYTMLYGLNKQILDSLDKEITVMHPGPINRGVEITSDVADSKQSIILDQVENGVAVRMAVLYLLAGQTPA, encoded by the coding sequence ATGGGACTAAGCACAAGGCACTTACTCGGTATTAAAGATTTAAACGAAGCAGATATTCAACTGATATTTGAAACTGCCGACACCTTTAAATCGGTTTTAAACCGACCGATAAAAAAAGTTCCTTCATTGCGCGATGTAACCATCGCCAACATATTTTTTGAAAACTCTACACGTACACGTTTATCATTCGAGTTAGCACAAAAGAGACTATCGGCCGATACCGTTAACTTTGCAGCTTCTTCATCATCAGTAAGCAAAGGCGAAACGTTGATTGATACCGTAAATAACATACTGGCCATGAAGGTGGATATGGTGGTAATGCGCCACCCCTACGCCGGTGCCGGCATCTTCCTTTCCAAACATGTAAAGGCACAAATTGTAAATGCAGGCGATGGCGCGCATGAGCACCCTACGCAGGCTTTGTTGGATGCTTTCTCTATCCGTGAAAAATATGGCGATGTAGCAGGAAAAAAAATAGTAATAGTAGGCGATATTCTTCATTCGCGTGTTGCCCTGTCAAACATACTTTGTCTTAAACAATTAGGCGCTGAGGTAATGGTTTGCGGACCTACTACTCTTATACCAAAATATATTGGCTCACTCGGCGTTAAAGTAGAACATAACCTGATGAAAGCGCTAAACTGGTGCGATGTAGCCAATATGTTACGCATACAGTTAGAACGCCAGGATATTAAATACTTTCCATCGCTGCGCGAGTACACCATGCTTTACGGTCTGAATAAACAGATATTAGATTCGCTGGATAAAGAGATCACCGTTATGCACCCCGGCCCTATTAACCGCGGTGTGGAAATAACCAGCGACGTGGCCGATAGCAAACAATCTATTATATTAGACCAGGTTGAAAACGGTGTGGCTGTGCGTATGGCAGTGCTTTACTTGCTGGCGGGACAAACACCTGCTTAA
- a CDS encoding DKNYY domain-containing protein: protein MKNYTIFFGLLLTSLLIGCRQGYVVENGHVFYEYWNEVSGQNKKLLEKADAGTFQKIDFDCGCSFTFGKDKKSVYIDGKQIENIDPNSFKFIGNYTFADKDSVYFFGFYNDLNECAIKGVSPNKITLLKYPWSKSGKILIHGNDTIHVGDIEEFIPVDEDWGKTKKKVINKNKILIGADPATFEVINSYSGKDKYHVYEFGKIKE from the coding sequence TTGAAAAACTATACGATATTTTTCGGATTGTTATTGACATCCCTCTTGATTGGTTGTAGGCAGGGGTATGTTGTTGAAAACGGTCATGTATTTTATGAGTATTGGAACGAAGTATCGGGGCAAAACAAGAAACTTTTAGAGAAAGCTGATGCAGGAACATTTCAAAAGATTGACTTTGATTGCGGCTGTAGTTTTACCTTTGGTAAGGATAAAAAGTCAGTATACATAGATGGAAAGCAAATAGAGAACATTGACCCCAATTCGTTTAAGTTTATAGGTAATTACACATTTGCGGACAAAGATTCGGTTTACTTTTTTGGCTTTTACAATGATTTAAACGAATGTGCTATCAAAGGAGTGTCACCTAATAAAATTACATTGTTGAAGTATCCTTGGTCTAAATCAGGTAAAATCTTAATACACGGAAATGATACCATCCATGTTGGTGATATTGAAGAATTCATTCCTGTTGATGAAGATTGGGGTAAAACAAAGAAGAAGGTTATAAATAAAAATAAAATCCTTATAGGCGCAGATCCGGCGACATTTGAGGTCATCAACAGCTATTCAGGCAAGGACAAATATCACGTTTATGAGTTTGGGAAAATTAAAGAATAA
- a CDS encoding MBL fold metallo-hydrolase has product MKISKYLHSCLIFELDGYKLLFDPGKFSFAEGLVRPEMFADVDAVIITHIHLDHLDIEIVKQIVQLSNAPVYTNAHVGGELSKAGISHTIWTDGLYQLGTFKLQAITVKHELILDNPLPQMTGFIINDKVLHPVDSMEESLLQYKGIELLLMVTMAPFTNELRITDFADRLQPKQILPVHDGYAKDFFIEQRYAAYKKHFEQRGIQFNGVYKVGDSVTL; this is encoded by the coding sequence ATGAAAATATCTAAGTATCTCCATTCCTGTTTGATATTTGAGCTGGACGGTTACAAACTGTTGTTTGACCCGGGCAAATTCAGTTTTGCTGAAGGTTTGGTAAGGCCGGAAATGTTTGCTGATGTTGATGCTGTCATCATTACCCATATTCACCTCGACCATTTAGATATTGAAATCGTAAAACAGATTGTCCAACTGAGTAATGCGCCTGTTTATACCAACGCGCACGTAGGTGGGGAGCTTAGTAAAGCGGGAATATCGCACACTATTTGGACCGATGGTCTCTATCAGCTTGGCACTTTTAAACTACAAGCCATCACAGTAAAGCACGAGCTGATATTGGATAATCCTTTACCGCAGATGACAGGCTTTATCATTAACGATAAAGTGCTGCATCCGGTTGATTCTATGGAGGAAAGTTTGTTGCAGTATAAGGGAATTGAACTTTTGCTGATGGTGACCATGGCGCCATTCACCAACGAATTGCGTATTACAGATTTTGCCGACCGCCTTCAACCCAAACAGATATTGCCTGTTCATGATGGCTACGCAAAGGACTTTTTTATTGAGCAACGCTACGCTGCCTATAAAAAACACTTTGAGCAACGCGGTATTCAGTTTAACGGCGTTTACAAAGTTGGAGATAGCGTAACGTTGTAA
- a CDS encoding HAD family hydrolase, translated as MNTSLKNIYDSIIFDLDGTLWDSTGVVAEAWQAAKNEVDFINEDITADMVKGITGMTYKAIFEKLFPYLTDEKREEYKAIAAKYELEVLHTKGGQLYPRLEETLQYLVQKYKLFIVSNCQSGYIEVFFKTSGLKKYFQGHQCYGTKNAPKAENIKDIVNDHGLKAPVYVGDTMGDYNAAVGAGVPFIFAAYGFGKVEEGQVATLTQVSDLTELV; from the coding sequence ATGAATACATCTTTGAAAAATATTTACGATAGCATAATTTTTGATCTTGACGGTACCCTTTGGGATAGCACCGGCGTTGTTGCCGAAGCATGGCAGGCCGCTAAAAATGAGGTTGATTTTATAAACGAAGATATAACTGCCGATATGGTGAAAGGCATTACCGGTATGACCTATAAAGCCATTTTTGAAAAGCTTTTCCCTTACTTAACCGACGAAAAACGCGAAGAATATAAAGCCATAGCCGCTAAATACGAATTGGAGGTTCTGCACACCAAAGGCGGACAACTTTACCCACGGTTAGAAGAAACGCTGCAATATCTTGTTCAAAAGTACAAACTGTTCATTGTGAGCAATTGCCAAAGTGGTTACATTGAGGTTTTCTTCAAAACCAGCGGATTAAAAAAGTATTTTCAGGGTCACCAGTGTTATGGCACCAAAAACGCGCCAAAAGCAGAGAATATAAAAGATATAGTGAATGATCACGGTTTGAAAGCGCCCGTTTACGTTGGCGACACCATGGGTGACTATAACGCCGCTGTTGGCGCCGGTGTGCCTTTTATTTTCGCTGCGTATGGTTTTGGCAAGGTAGAAGAGGGGCAGGTTGCAACACTTACGCAGGTGAGTGATCTGACAGAACTGGTATAA
- a CDS encoding type IX secretion system plug protein, translating into MSLGKLKNKYFYILISFTGCIISIFSFGNTFAQTPYINNVFNPAIKSVEFYNTAQVGAFPVIDLNSAEQLLLAFDDLRGSYHNYYYTLEHCDHKWNSSNLSVGFYMQGYQDDRIIDYQYSTNTMRKYTHYEVKFPNENIKPKISGNYILKVYEDGDQSKMILTRRFFILGSKVGVGADVVTPNLTQLRQTGQKVNVQINYGGLVVQNPNSDMRVVVMQNERPETVQINIPPTYVRNGQLIYNDINLNNFAGRNEFRRFDTRTLKVNSERIGRIYRDTSYAVVLLIDPVRNSPDYLFQFDNDGRFYILNQDGNDARRDGDYTYVYFNLAAGSLPSQGSVHIIGKFNDYCIDERSKLEFDAAVNRYFIKLLLKQGVYDYEYTWVDNAGKADDIPVEGSHFETQNEYQVLVYYRPPSARWDELVGYRLLNTAKK; encoded by the coding sequence ATGAGTTTGGGAAAATTAAAGAATAAGTATTTTTATATACTGATTAGTTTCACGGGATGCATAATTTCAATTTTCTCGTTTGGTAATACGTTCGCCCAAACACCCTATATCAACAATGTTTTCAACCCCGCTATAAAAAGTGTTGAGTTTTACAATACTGCACAGGTCGGCGCGTTCCCTGTAATCGATCTTAATTCTGCAGAGCAGCTATTGCTTGCTTTTGATGACCTGCGCGGTAGTTACCATAACTATTATTACACCTTGGAGCACTGCGACCATAAATGGAACTCATCTAATCTTTCTGTTGGTTTTTACATGCAGGGTTATCAGGATGATCGCATTATTGATTATCAATACTCCACCAATACCATGCGTAAATACACGCATTATGAGGTGAAATTTCCTAACGAAAATATTAAGCCTAAAATATCAGGCAATTACATCCTCAAGGTTTATGAGGATGGCGATCAAAGTAAAATGATACTTACCCGTCGCTTTTTTATTTTAGGGAGTAAGGTTGGCGTTGGTGCCGATGTGGTTACGCCTAACTTAACCCAGCTAAGGCAAACCGGACAAAAAGTTAATGTGCAGATCAATTACGGTGGCCTGGTGGTGCAAAATCCCAACTCAGATATGCGGGTGGTGGTGATGCAAAATGAACGCCCTGAAACGGTACAGATCAATATTCCGCCTACCTATGTACGTAACGGACAATTGATTTATAATGATATTAACCTCAATAACTTTGCCGGGCGTAACGAGTTTAGGCGATTTGATACCCGTACACTTAAAGTTAATTCGGAGCGCATCGGTCGCATTTACAGAGACACTTCATACGCGGTAGTTTTACTGATAGATCCTGTTAGAAACAGCCCTGACTACTTGTTCCAGTTTGATAATGATGGCAGGTTTTACATCCTTAACCAGGATGGTAACGATGCCCGTCGTGATGGCGATTATACGTACGTTTACTTTAATTTAGCTGCAGGGAGTTTACCTTCTCAGGGTTCAGTGCATATTATTGGGAAATTTAATGATTACTGTATTGACGAACGCAGCAAACTCGAATTTGATGCCGCGGTTAACAGGTATTTTATCAAACTATTGTTAAAACAGGGTGTTTACGATTACGAATATACCTGGGTTGACAACGCTGGCAAAGCCGACGATATACCCGTTGAAGGCAGCCATTTTGAAACACAGAACGAATACCAGGTATTGGTGTATTACCGCCCGCCAAGTGCCCGTTGGGATGAGCTGGTAGGCTACCGTTTGCTCAACACTGCCAAAAAGTAG
- a CDS encoding ArnT family glycosyltransferase, giving the protein MNRANPIIDKQWLYLLIGVAVVINLTGMFIPIMGPDGALYATIAKTMVLRNNYVELFYNGTDWLDKPHFPFWLTAFSFKLFGFTTIAYKLPALLVMLMGAAYTYLFGKRLYNEQIALWAVLILLTAQHIVLSNMDVRAEPYLTGLIIASVYHFYRAQKGNYLQLVLGCLFAACAVMTKGMFALVPICGAIAGHLFITRQWKQLFNLKWLLAFVLILVFIVPELYCLYVQFDAHPEKVVFGTTHVSGIRFFFWDSQFGRFFNTGPIKGHGDPFFFVHTSLWAFLPWSLLLFAAIFQVIKKGIRLPFRTEWYCLSGAMLTFLLFSASSFQLPHYLNIVFPFFAILTAQYLYQLHNRQSIKTVKVTQTIVIILMLLVIAALHYFYQPETFNAVTGVFMLAILGLAFLLPQRVSRGDMAQVVIRTAMISFVINLYINQVFYKSLLKYQAGSEAAMWINQNNPQKLSVIQLTDDITTPFEFYIDGEANTLNTDQLQQVKNKPYILYGNKAIIDELAATGYEVKPLKSFEKYWISRLKPSFLNKATRDKELSEMQVAIVTPK; this is encoded by the coding sequence ATGAACCGCGCAAACCCCATAATTGATAAGCAATGGCTGTACCTTTTAATAGGTGTTGCGGTTGTTATCAATTTAACAGGCATGTTCATTCCCATAATGGGTCCGGACGGTGCGCTGTATGCCACCATAGCCAAAACCATGGTGTTGCGTAATAATTATGTCGAGCTTTTTTACAACGGTACCGACTGGCTGGATAAGCCGCATTTCCCATTTTGGTTAACCGCGTTTTCTTTCAAGCTTTTTGGGTTTACAACAATTGCCTACAAGCTGCCTGCTCTGCTTGTTATGCTGATGGGAGCTGCTTACACTTATCTGTTTGGTAAGCGTTTGTATAACGAGCAAATAGCTTTGTGGGCGGTGTTGATATTGCTTACTGCACAGCACATTGTTTTATCTAACATGGATGTGCGTGCCGAGCCGTACTTAACCGGATTGATCATAGCATCCGTTTATCATTTTTATCGGGCTCAAAAAGGAAACTACCTACAATTAGTTTTAGGCTGCTTGTTTGCAGCCTGCGCGGTGATGACGAAAGGTATGTTTGCGCTCGTGCCTATTTGCGGAGCCATTGCAGGGCATTTATTTATTACAAGACAATGGAAACAGCTGTTTAACCTGAAATGGTTATTGGCTTTTGTATTGATACTTGTCTTTATTGTACCCGAGCTGTATTGCCTGTACGTGCAATTTGATGCGCATCCGGAGAAAGTAGTATTTGGTACAACACATGTCTCAGGTATCAGGTTCTTTTTTTGGGATAGCCAGTTCGGCAGGTTTTTTAATACCGGTCCTATAAAGGGTCATGGCGATCCCTTCTTTTTTGTGCATACTTCGCTTTGGGCCTTTTTGCCATGGTCGCTTTTGTTGTTTGCAGCCATTTTCCAAGTCATTAAAAAAGGCATCAGGCTACCTTTTCGCACGGAATGGTATTGCCTGAGCGGTGCCATGCTTACTTTTTTGCTTTTCTCGGCGTCCAGCTTTCAGCTTCCGCATTATTTAAATATCGTTTTTCCGTTTTTTGCTATCCTGACCGCGCAATACCTGTATCAGCTACATAACCGCCAAAGCATTAAGACGGTTAAAGTAACCCAAACCATCGTCATAATTCTTATGCTGTTGGTGATAGCGGCCTTGCACTATTTCTATCAGCCCGAAACTTTTAACGCGGTTACAGGGGTATTTATGCTTGCTATTTTAGGGTTAGCGTTTTTGCTTCCGCAGCGGGTGAGCAGAGGAGATATGGCGCAGGTAGTAATACGCACGGCAATGATCTCGTTTGTTATCAACTTGTATATTAACCAAGTGTTCTACAAATCGCTTTTAAAATATCAGGCCGGGAGTGAGGCTGCCATGTGGATTAATCAAAATAATCCTCAAAAATTGTCGGTTATACAGCTTACTGATGATATAACTACGCCCTTTGAGTTCTATATTGATGGAGAAGCCAACACATTGAATACAGATCAGCTGCAACAGGTCAAAAACAAACCTTACATCCTTTACGGCAACAAGGCCATTATTGACGAATTGGCTGCAACGGGCTACGAGGTTAAACCACTTAAAAGCTTTGAAAAATATTGGATAAGCAGGCTGAAGCCGTCTTTTTTGAATAAAGCAACGCGGGATAAAGAACTGTCCGAAATGCAGGTGGCGATAGTAACCCCTAAATGA
- a CDS encoding serine hydrolase domain-containing protein produces MGKKWILTLFIVAVVSIKLAAQNRQLQKTDSVLTLVKQNFALKNANGIYALTGDKFRAALSPVAFQQVCVQQLFPLGSIKTSTLISFQNNSLATYKLQFEAVTLQLLLSLDQFDKIEVFLFQPYKDNSIKKIDHAATDNKLATLADKKVDTAAREYIQKANTVGLSIGIIKDGVLNIYNYGETAKGNKKLPTGNTIFEIGSITKTFTATLLAWYVNEGKAKLTDPITKYLPDSVAANPQLKNITLQTLSNHTSGLPRLPENYGSQTPYDRENPYKNYTKQLLYSYLKRCRLNTDPGKTYAYSNLGVGLLGIVLEKISGKPYERMAQEVICTPLQMKNTAQHLSRIQNDRFTTVYDDNGEMTAAWDFDALAACGALRSSVSDLATYVKANMVKGQGKLSKAFDLTHQITYTSTDTKIGLGWHIIKIGGVDYTFHNGGTYGSSSFMAFNKEKNLAVIVLANAAESTDALGAELIKKLQ; encoded by the coding sequence ATGGGTAAAAAATGGATCTTGACGCTTTTTATAGTAGCTGTAGTTAGCATTAAGTTAGCTGCCCAAAATCGTCAGCTTCAAAAAACAGATTCGGTACTTACGCTGGTAAAGCAAAACTTCGCATTAAAAAATGCAAACGGCATATATGCTTTAACTGGAGATAAATTCAGAGCGGCGCTTAGTCCGGTTGCGTTTCAGCAAGTATGTGTACAGCAGCTTTTTCCGTTGGGGAGTATCAAAACATCCACACTTATCAGTTTCCAAAACAATAGTTTGGCCACTTACAAACTACAATTTGAGGCTGTTACTTTGCAGTTGCTTTTAAGTCTTGATCAATTTGATAAAATTGAGGTTTTTCTTTTTCAACCCTACAAAGACAACTCCATAAAAAAAATTGACCACGCGGCTACTGACAATAAACTGGCTACCCTTGCAGATAAAAAAGTTGATACCGCCGCCCGCGAATACATCCAAAAAGCTAACACCGTTGGCTTGAGTATTGGTATAATAAAAGATGGCGTTCTGAATATTTACAATTATGGCGAAACTGCCAAAGGCAATAAAAAACTGCCTACCGGCAATACCATTTTTGAGATAGGGTCAATAACCAAAACCTTTACAGCTACTTTACTGGCCTGGTATGTAAATGAAGGTAAAGCAAAACTGACCGACCCGATAACTAAATACCTACCAGACTCGGTAGCTGCTAATCCGCAATTGAAAAATATTACGTTGCAAACTTTAAGCAACCATACTTCAGGCTTACCACGGCTACCCGAAAATTATGGTTCTCAAACGCCATATGACAGGGAGAATCCCTATAAAAATTACACAAAGCAATTACTCTACAGCTATTTAAAGCGATGCCGTTTAAATACCGATCCCGGTAAAACTTATGCTTACTCTAATTTGGGCGTGGGTTTATTAGGCATTGTATTAGAAAAGATAAGTGGTAAGCCTTATGAGCGGATGGCGCAGGAAGTTATCTGTACGCCCTTGCAGATGAAAAATACAGCTCAACACTTGTCCCGCATCCAAAACGACCGCTTCACTACTGTTTATGACGATAATGGTGAAATGACTGCCGCCTGGGATTTTGACGCATTAGCAGCCTGCGGAGCTTTACGCTCCTCGGTAAGCGACCTCGCAACCTACGTAAAGGCCAACATGGTAAAAGGTCAAGGCAAACTGTCAAAAGCTTTTGACCTTACACACCAAATAACCTACACAAGCACCGATACCAAAATTGGATTAGGCTGGCACATTATAAAAATTGGCGGTGTTGACTATACGTTTCATAACGGCGGCACTTATGGCAGCAGCAGCTTTATGGCTTTTAATAAAGAAAAGAATCTGGCGGTAATTGTATTAGCTAACGCGGCAGAAAGCACCGATGCGTTGGGTGCCGAATTGATCAAGAAGCTACAGTAG
- a CDS encoding AAA family ATPase yields MKIHIMGASCAGSTTLGNTLAKRLGYTYLDTDAYYFVPSEIPFSVKREPTERIAMMKTDFEGNENVIVGGSLVSWGDDWFSKFDLVVFLYLPHDIRMARLHAREVERYGDKIFNDPYRAMQYQQFTAWAKGYDDNTTNGRNLGVHLDWLSKVTCPVLKIEGDTTVEERIERVMSLLKVS; encoded by the coding sequence ATGAAAATTCACATCATGGGTGCATCATGCGCCGGTTCAACAACTTTAGGTAATACGCTGGCTAAGAGGTTGGGATATACTTACCTGGATACTGACGCTTATTACTTTGTGCCCTCGGAAATACCTTTCTCCGTAAAGCGTGAACCAACCGAACGCATTGCCATGATGAAGACCGATTTTGAAGGGAATGAGAATGTTATAGTTGGCGGCTCATTGGTAAGCTGGGGCGATGATTGGTTTAGCAAATTTGACCTCGTGGTGTTTCTTTACCTACCTCATGATATCCGAATGGCCCGCCTTCATGCCCGCGAGGTTGAGCGCTACGGCGACAAAATATTTAACGATCCATATCGCGCAATGCAATACCAGCAATTTACAGCCTGGGCTAAAGGTTATGATGATAACACAACCAATGGACGTAACCTTGGTGTACATTTAGATTGGTTAAGCAAAGTAACATGCCCTGTTTTAAAGATTGAGGGTGATACGACTGTGGAAGAAAGGATTGAGCGGGTGATGAGCCTATTAAAAGTAAGCTAA
- a CDS encoding SGNH/GDSL hydrolase family protein, translating into MNQNSSRRNFLKTASVGAIGAISIPQIVSAAMATAPKGKKVTIQKGDVILFQGDSITDSGRNKTTMTANTASALGNGYALMAAGELLLKHPEKDLKIYNKGISGNKVYQLAERWDADALSLKPNILSIHIGVNDYWHTITNGYKGTIDTYIADYKKLLDRTKAALPNVKFIICEPFGVLGVRFVEQNWYPTFDLFRKAARDIAVEYDAPFVPYQAAFDAALKQAPAAYWTGDGVHPSVAGAALMAQTWLEAVK; encoded by the coding sequence ATGAACCAAAACAGTAGCCGTCGTAACTTTTTAAAAACAGCGTCAGTGGGTGCCATTGGTGCTATCAGCATCCCGCAAATTGTATCAGCAGCTATGGCAACAGCGCCAAAGGGCAAGAAAGTAACTATCCAAAAAGGTGATGTTATACTATTCCAGGGCGATTCTATTACCGACTCGGGTCGTAATAAAACTACCATGACCGCAAACACTGCATCAGCGTTAGGCAATGGCTATGCTCTGATGGCAGCTGGCGAACTGTTGCTTAAACATCCAGAAAAGGACCTTAAGATATATAACAAAGGTATAAGCGGTAACAAAGTGTATCAACTGGCCGAGCGCTGGGATGCCGACGCGCTAAGCCTTAAACCTAACATCCTGAGCATCCACATAGGGGTAAACGATTACTGGCATACCATTACCAACGGTTATAAAGGAACCATTGATACTTATATAGCCGATTATAAAAAATTACTCGACCGTACAAAAGCTGCTTTACCTAATGTTAAGTTCATTATCTGTGAGCCTTTTGGTGTGTTGGGCGTAAGGTTTGTTGAGCAAAACTGGTACCCAACTTTTGATCTTTTCCGTAAGGCGGCTCGCGATATTGCCGTGGAGTACGATGCTCCGTTTGTACCCTATCAGGCGGCCTTTGATGCTGCGCTTAAGCAGGCTCCTGCCGCTTACTGGACCGGCGACGGCGTACATCCATCAGTAGCCGGTGCAGCCCTAATGGCACAAACCTGGCTGGAAGCTGTTAAGTAG